In the Dehalococcoidia bacterium genome, one interval contains:
- a CDS encoding glycosyltransferase family 4 protein, with the protein MSREHEVTVFATDPSGEFPKEETINGVLVRRFKSFSPSDAYHVSFDMLRELRRSEFDIVHGHSYHAFPLFFSRYGKKKRFIVSPYYHGHGHTPVRDSLIRLYKPFGKKIFQEADMVIAVSNYEKDLIAKDFKIADDKIAVIPIGIDLEEFNNLEKGEGKHKTILYVGRLEDYKGVQYVIHALPMLNAGFRLEIVGNGPYREHLIGLSRELGLESRIDFYQDLPREEILNRYAAAGLLVLLSKYESFSIVVAEALASRTPCIVADTSALTEWVDNKNCFGVDYPVNIAQLAKSIYEVIGREVGEVKLWDWDEVVEETVSIYKGKE; encoded by the coding sequence ATGTCTCGCGAGCATGAGGTCACCGTGTTTGCCACTGATCCCTCCGGGGAATTTCCCAAAGAAGAGACTATAAATGGGGTTCTGGTCCGGCGATTCAAGAGCTTCTCCCCCAGCGATGCCTATCACGTCTCCTTTGATATGCTGAGGGAGCTCAGGAGGTCCGAGTTCGATATAGTTCACGGTCATAGCTATCATGCCTTTCCCCTCTTCTTTTCCCGATATGGCAAGAAAAAAAGGTTTATAGTTTCTCCTTATTATCATGGGCATGGGCATACTCCCGTTCGAGATTCTCTTATAAGATTGTACAAACCCTTTGGGAAAAAGATATTCCAGGAAGCGGATATGGTAATCGCGGTTTCAAATTATGAAAAAGACCTCATAGCCAAGGATTTCAAAATAGCTGATGATAAAATTGCCGTAATCCCTATAGGGATTGATCTTGAGGAATTCAATAACTTGGAAAAGGGGGAGGGAAAGCATAAAACAATTCTATATGTAGGGAGATTAGAGGATTATAAAGGGGTGCAATATGTAATCCACGCCCTGCCCATGCTTAATGCAGGCTTTCGCCTGGAAATAGTAGGCAATGGACCATACAGAGAGCACCTTATAGGACTTAGCAGGGAGCTTGGACTTGAAAGCAGGATCGACTTTTATCAAGACCTGCCCAGGGAGGAGATACTCAATAGGTACGCCGCAGCAGGCCTCCTGGTGCTGCTCTCAAAATACGAGTCCTTCTCCATCGTAGTCGCCGAAGCCCTGGCATCCAGGACCCCCTGCATCGTTGCCGATACCTCGGCCCTAACAGAGTGGGTTGACAATAAGAACTGCTTCGGGGTTGATTATCCAGTAAATATTGCCCAGTTAGCAAAGTCGATATACGAAGTCATTGGCAGGGAAGTTGGAGAAGTGAAGCTCTGGGACTGGGACGAGGTTGTTGAGGAGACGGTCAGCATTTATAAGGGAAAAGAATGA
- a CDS encoding GDP-mannose 4,6-dehydratase, whose product MKRALITGVTGFVGSHLAEYLLKEGVEVYGIARWRSKLDNIEHITNNIQLINADIRDGHSLERVIGESKPDYVFHLASQSFVPMSWWAPADTMETNSIGTIHLFEAIRKSEIDPKIQVAGTSEEYGMVYPNELPIKETNPLRPLSTYGVSKVAQDKLSYQYHKSYGLKIVVTRAFNHTGPRRGEVFVTSNFAKQIAEIEKGKEPVICVGNLDARRDFSDVRDVVRAYWLALEKCEFGEVYNICSEKTRTIQEVLNLLLSMTNKNIEVRQELSRMRPSDVEILQGDCSKFKQQTGWKPTIPFERTMEDLLNYWRGRV is encoded by the coding sequence ATGAAGAGGGCACTGATAACCGGGGTAACAGGTTTTGTAGGGAGTCATCTGGCTGAATATTTATTGAAAGAGGGAGTGGAGGTGTATGGGATAGCGCGCTGGAGAAGCAAGCTAGACAATATTGAACACATCACAAACAACATACAGTTGATCAATGCCGACATAAGAGACGGCCATTCATTAGAAAGGGTAATAGGGGAGTCAAAGCCAGACTATGTTTTCCACTTGGCTTCACAATCCTTCGTTCCGATGAGTTGGTGGGCGCCGGCGGACACCATGGAGACCAATTCAATAGGGACAATACACCTGTTTGAGGCGATTAGGAAATCGGAGATAGACCCCAAAATTCAGGTTGCAGGTACTTCAGAGGAATACGGGATGGTTTATCCCAACGAGCTGCCTATTAAGGAAACGAATCCTTTGAGACCTCTCTCCACTTACGGAGTATCAAAGGTAGCCCAGGATAAACTGTCCTATCAATATCACAAATCCTATGGCTTAAAGATTGTGGTCACCCGTGCCTTCAATCACACCGGGCCGAGAAGGGGAGAGGTGTTTGTAACCTCGAACTTCGCCAAGCAAATCGCAGAGATCGAGAAAGGAAAAGAGCCGGTAATATGTGTTGGCAACCTGGATGCTCGAAGGGACTTCTCCGATGTCAGAGATGTGGTAAGGGCATATTGGTTGGCACTGGAAAAATGCGAATTTGGCGAGGTGTATAATATCTGCTCTGAAAAAACGAGGACGATACAAGAGGTTTTAAATCTACTTTTATCCATGACCAATAAAAATATTGAGGTAAGACAGGAACTCTCTCGGATGAGACCTTCCGATGTCGAGATACTACAGGGAGACTGTTCAAAATTCAAACAGCAGACCGGCTGGAAGCCAACGATACCTTTTGAGAGAACAATGGAAGATCTACTTAATTACTGGAGAGGAAGGGTATGA
- a CDS encoding glycosyltransferase family 4 protein: MKILMLADFYPPILGGMERHVQSLSSALSRRGHQVTVCTTAIQGLPQYEEQGGVKIHRLNGLFQKIPFLYKDPAKRYHPPAQDWLITRSAAQIIEREKPDIMHVHGWILYSALTLKERFGIPLVTTIHDYALICPTKTLMNKNAICNEPLTKDCIACGRGSYGLAKSIATYVAARTCKKELRLVDKFIAVSSFVKEVYCKYLGLSQEDVEMIPNFYDADKEEQWEQSALAFPSDFMLFVGTVSAHKGVNILLEAYQKFNPQTKLVLIGSTHPDYRYESTEGIKVIKDAPHEVVMQAMSRCRFAVFPSIWPEPCPTVAFEAMSQSKAVIASDIGGLKDIVLDGETGLLVPPNDSNKLAEAISHLLERPELAAEMGERGYERFKEHYTPDVVIPRIVDVYESLV; encoded by the coding sequence GTGAAGATCCTCATGTTAGCAGATTTCTATCCACCAATCCTAGGGGGGATGGAAAGGCATGTTCAATCACTAAGCAGCGCGCTAAGCAGAAGGGGCCATCAGGTCACCGTTTGCACCACGGCGATTCAGGGTCTTCCCCAATATGAAGAGCAAGGAGGAGTGAAAATACACAGGTTAAATGGTCTCTTCCAGAAAATCCCCTTTTTATACAAAGACCCTGCCAAGAGATATCATCCTCCCGCCCAAGATTGGTTGATTACCAGAAGCGCAGCGCAAATAATCGAGCGAGAGAAGCCGGATATTATGCACGTTCACGGATGGATCCTTTATTCCGCCCTCACCTTGAAAGAGAGATTTGGAATACCTCTAGTGACTACCATTCATGACTATGCACTTATTTGTCCTACAAAAACATTGATGAATAAGAACGCTATATGTAATGAGCCTCTCACTAAAGATTGCATAGCTTGCGGTAGGGGTTCCTATGGCCTGGCAAAGTCTATAGCTACCTATGTGGCCGCAAGGACGTGCAAGAAAGAGCTGAGGTTGGTCGACAAGTTCATAGCGGTAAGCTCCTTTGTCAAAGAGGTTTACTGCAAGTATCTGGGGTTGAGCCAAGAAGATGTGGAAATGATCCCCAACTTCTATGACGCTGACAAAGAGGAACAGTGGGAACAGTCGGCATTAGCTTTCCCTTCGGATTTCATGTTGTTTGTTGGCACTGTCTCTGCGCACAAAGGGGTAAATATATTACTTGAAGCTTACCAAAAATTTAATCCACAGACGAAGTTGGTTTTAATCGGCAGCACGCACCCAGATTATCGCTATGAAAGCACGGAAGGAATCAAGGTGATTAAGGATGCCCCGCATGAAGTTGTGATGCAAGCGATGTCAAGATGCAGATTTGCGGTCTTCCCTTCAATATGGCCAGAGCCTTGTCCCACGGTTGCTTTTGAGGCGATGAGCCAGAGCAAGGCGGTAATTGCTTCGGATATTGGGGGATTAAAGGATATAGTACTGGATGGGGAGACCGGCCTCCTTGTTCCCCCTAATGATTCTAACAAACTGGCCGAAGCCATCTCTCACCTGCTGGAGAGGCCAGAGTTGGCCGCCGAAATGGGTGAGCGGGGATATGAAAGATTTAAGGAGCATTACACCCCTGATGTTGTCATCCCTAGAATTGTAGATGTATACGAGAGCTTGGTTTGA